The following are from one region of the Chromobacterium phragmitis genome:
- a CDS encoding sensor domain-containing diguanylate cyclase, with product MRGTLTRPATTPDWLLNTLTALLYCAAAWLGERALMLELGMDNVLWPQPALALAAMLLLGARVWPGVLLGALLAEGWRWSGQIPGAEWLAPTLGTATGILIQTLVGTWLVRRHIGPGHPLDSFGRCLLFCLIVAASTLLGTLIAVSTLYLAGLTPERMLLARSGLWWLSNASGTLLFGSLLLNLHHHGWPRLAREAWYELLAYFGTVALLTASIFVWWHPTMDTTYPLDMLVLPLVAWAAFRFSSREVSLALLLITMLALWGTRHGGGPYLGFSAYSTLIILQTYVGILSVVALCVAALMSEQRRIKRELGRQQEQLEQQVRIRTLALEQSHAEVVALSRVDSVTGIANRRCFEESLDGEWRRARRLGAPLGMLMIDIDYFKLYNDHYGHVSGDYCLREVAQAIRSSVRRPQDLVARYGGEEIVCLLPDTAEDGVAFVGEAVLEAVRDLQLPHAGSSVAAIVTISIGGATVQPREVVDSRQLIEAADRELYRAKQQGRNRLVIAGRNGDAAEGGR from the coding sequence ATGCGCGGCACCCTCACGCGCCCTGCGACGACTCCGGACTGGCTGCTCAATACGCTGACGGCGCTGCTGTATTGCGCTGCCGCCTGGCTAGGCGAGCGCGCGCTGATGCTGGAACTGGGCATGGACAATGTGCTGTGGCCGCAACCTGCGCTGGCTCTGGCCGCCATGCTGCTGCTGGGCGCCCGCGTATGGCCCGGCGTATTGCTGGGCGCCTTGCTGGCCGAGGGCTGGCGCTGGTCCGGCCAGATCCCCGGCGCGGAATGGCTGGCGCCGACGCTGGGTACAGCAACCGGCATCCTGATCCAGACCCTGGTCGGCACTTGGCTGGTGCGCCGCCACATCGGCCCCGGCCATCCTCTGGACAGTTTCGGCCGCTGCCTGCTGTTCTGCCTGATCGTGGCCGCTTCCACGCTATTGGGCACGTTGATAGCCGTCTCCACGCTCTATTTGGCCGGACTGACGCCGGAACGCATGCTGCTGGCCCGCAGCGGCCTTTGGTGGCTCAGCAACGCCAGCGGCACCCTGCTGTTCGGCAGCCTGCTGCTGAACCTCCACCACCACGGCTGGCCGCGGCTGGCCCGGGAGGCCTGGTACGAACTGCTGGCCTATTTCGGCACCGTGGCGCTGCTGACCGCCAGCATCTTCGTCTGGTGGCATCCGACAATGGACACCACCTACCCCTTGGACATGCTGGTGCTGCCGCTGGTGGCCTGGGCCGCGTTCCGCTTCAGCTCGCGGGAGGTGTCACTCGCGCTGCTGCTGATCACCATGCTCGCGCTGTGGGGCACCCGCCACGGCGGCGGCCCCTACTTGGGCTTTTCCGCCTATAGCACTCTGATCATCCTGCAGACCTACGTCGGCATCCTGAGCGTGGTGGCGCTGTGCGTCGCCGCGCTGATGAGCGAGCAACGCCGCATCAAGCGGGAATTGGGCAGGCAGCAGGAGCAGCTGGAGCAACAGGTGCGCATTCGCACCCTGGCGCTGGAACAATCGCACGCCGAAGTGGTGGCGTTATCGCGGGTGGACTCGGTGACCGGCATCGCCAACCGCCGCTGCTTCGAGGAAAGCCTTGACGGGGAGTGGCGCCGGGCGCGCCGGCTGGGCGCGCCGCTGGGCATGTTGATGATAGACATCGACTACTTCAAGCTCTACAACGACCACTACGGCCACGTCAGCGGCGACTATTGCTTGCGCGAGGTGGCGCAGGCGATACGCAGCAGCGTGCGCCGGCCGCAAGACCTGGTGGCGCGCTACGGCGGCGAGGAAATCGTCTGCCTGCTGCCGGACACCGCCGAGGATGGCGTCGCTTTCGTCGGCGAGGCGGTGCTGGAGGCGGTGCGCGACCTGCAACTGCCGCACGCCGGTTCCTCGGTGGCCGCCATCGTCACCATCAGCATCGGCGGCGCCACCGTGCAGCCGCGCGAAGTGGTGGACAGCCGGCAATTGATAGAGGCCGCCGACCGCGAGCTCTATCGAGCCAAGCAACAGGGTCGCAACCGGCTGGTGATCGCAGGCAGAAACGGCGACGCGGCGGAAGGCGGCCGCTGA
- a CDS encoding isopenicillin N synthase family dioxygenase: MNVRVVDYRSADAAEQFTRSLHETGFGVLTNHPIPQNLVEKIYADWLAFFNSDEKFDYAYSVEKQDGWFSPEVSETAKGAALKDIKEYFHIYPWGRVPPSLKADADRYYGIANQLARELLSWVQQYTPADIAANYREPLSHMIEDSQQTLLRVLRYPPLTGDEPAGSLRAAAHGDINLLTILPAANEPGLQVQDKNGDWLDVPCDFGTLVVNIGDMLQEASAGYYPSTQHRVVNPVGEGAGKSRVSLPLFLHPRPDVTLSDRHTAGSYLDERLRELGVKM; encoded by the coding sequence ATGAACGTCAGAGTTGTCGACTACCGCTCCGCGGACGCCGCGGAGCAGTTCACCCGTTCCCTGCACGAAACCGGCTTCGGCGTGCTGACCAACCATCCCATCCCGCAAAACCTGGTCGAGAAGATCTACGCCGACTGGCTGGCCTTCTTCAACAGCGACGAGAAGTTCGACTACGCCTATTCGGTGGAAAAGCAGGACGGCTGGTTCTCGCCGGAAGTGTCGGAAACGGCCAAGGGCGCCGCGCTCAAGGACATCAAGGAATACTTCCACATCTACCCGTGGGGCCGTGTGCCGCCTTCGCTCAAGGCCGATGCCGACCGCTACTACGGCATCGCCAACCAGTTGGCTCGCGAGCTGTTGTCCTGGGTGCAGCAATACACCCCGGCCGACATCGCCGCCAATTACCGCGAGCCGCTGTCCCATATGATCGAGGACAGCCAGCAAACCCTGTTGCGCGTGCTGCGCTACCCGCCGTTGACCGGCGACGAGCCGGCCGGCTCGCTGCGCGCCGCCGCCCATGGCGACATCAATCTGCTGACCATCCTGCCCGCCGCCAACGAGCCGGGCCTGCAAGTGCAGGACAAGAACGGCGACTGGCTGGACGTGCCTTGCGATTTCGGCACCCTGGTGGTGAACATCGGCGACATGCTGCAGGAAGCCTCCGCCGGCTACTACCCGTCCACCCAGCACCGCGTGGTCAATCCCGTTGGCGAGGGGGCCGGGAAAAGCCGCGTCTCGCTGCCGCTGTTCCTGCATCCCCGCCCGGACGTGACGCTGTCCGACCGCCACACCGCCGGCAGCTATCTGGACGAGCGCCTGCGCGAACTGGGCGTCAAAATGTAA
- the cysE gene encoding serine O-acetyltransferase: MSSTLVDPLWSAIRDETLAAVDDEPLLASFLHMTVLRHATLEDVLAFHLSSKLASPVMDPRALLELFREAFQADPAVSAAMRADIRACFERDPACDRYSTPLLYFKGFHAIQSQRITHWLWQQGRTTLALFLQNRISEVTGADIHPAARVGQGVMLDHGTGLVVGETAVIGNNVSILHGVTLGGSGKERGDRHPKIGDGVMLGAGATVLGNIRVGECAKVGAGSVVLEDVPAHATVAGVPARVVAQACPGTPALDMDQRV, encoded by the coding sequence ATGAGTTCCACCCTGGTTGATCCACTGTGGTCGGCCATCCGCGACGAAACGCTGGCGGCGGTCGACGACGAACCGCTGTTGGCCAGTTTCCTGCACATGACCGTTCTGCGCCACGCCACGCTGGAAGACGTGCTGGCCTTCCACCTCTCCAGCAAGCTCGCCAGTCCGGTGATGGATCCGCGCGCGCTGCTGGAACTGTTCCGCGAGGCCTTCCAGGCCGATCCGGCAGTCAGCGCCGCGATGCGCGCCGACATTCGCGCCTGTTTCGAACGCGATCCGGCCTGCGACCGCTATTCCACGCCGCTGCTGTATTTCAAGGGCTTCCACGCCATCCAGAGCCAGCGCATCACCCATTGGCTGTGGCAACAGGGACGGACCACGCTGGCGCTGTTCCTGCAGAACCGCATCTCCGAGGTGACCGGCGCCGACATCCATCCGGCAGCCCGCGTAGGCCAGGGCGTGATGCTGGACCACGGCACCGGCCTGGTGGTGGGCGAAACCGCCGTCATCGGCAACAATGTGTCCATCCTGCACGGCGTCACTCTGGGCGGCTCCGGCAAGGAACGCGGCGACCGCCATCCCAAGATAGGCGATGGCGTGATGCTGGGCGCGGGCGCGACGGTGCTGGGGAATATCCGCGTCGGCGAATGCGCGAAAGTGGGCGCAGGCAGCGTGGTGCTGGAAGACGTGCCTGCGCACGCCACCGTGGCCGGCGTGCCGGCGCGGGTGGTGGCCCAGGCCTGCCCCGGCACGCCGGCGCTGGACATGGATCAGCGCGTATAA
- a CDS encoding tetratricopeptide repeat protein, producing MRTGMMLALLLAALTARAAAPEVPGWRDYQAGRLAAARIAFWQAAENGDRVAAFDLAMMDWKGEGGAADKARAVYWLKRAAALELAQAQHALGLLAERGDGVPKSLAEATRWFLLSARQGYLPAQIDLGTQYFLGRGAAQDDRLAAYWYEEAAKQGDAGAQYLIASMYEHGQGVKRDIPAAIRWYGRAAAQGDVGARAKALDLAKRESAGRAQSASSGSFR from the coding sequence ATGAGAACGGGAATGATGCTGGCGCTGTTGCTGGCCGCCTTGACGGCGCGGGCGGCGGCCCCCGAAGTGCCAGGCTGGCGAGATTACCAGGCCGGCCGCCTGGCTGCCGCCCGCATCGCCTTCTGGCAGGCGGCGGAGAACGGCGACCGGGTGGCGGCTTTCGATCTGGCGATGATGGATTGGAAGGGCGAGGGCGGCGCGGCGGACAAGGCGCGTGCGGTGTACTGGCTGAAGCGGGCGGCGGCGCTGGAGCTGGCGCAGGCGCAGCACGCGCTGGGCTTGCTGGCCGAGCGCGGCGACGGCGTGCCCAAGTCGCTGGCCGAGGCGACCCGCTGGTTCCTGCTTTCCGCCCGCCAGGGCTATCTGCCGGCCCAGATCGATCTGGGCACCCAGTATTTCCTGGGACGCGGAGCGGCGCAGGACGACCGGCTGGCCGCTTACTGGTACGAGGAGGCGGCCAAGCAGGGCGATGCCGGCGCGCAGTATCTGATCGCCAGCATGTACGAGCACGGCCAGGGCGTGAAGCGGGACATCCCGGCGGCGATACGCTGGTACGGGCGAGCGGCGGCGCAGGGCGACGTCGGCGCGCGGGCCAAGGCGCTGGACCTGGCCAAGCGCGAGAGCGCCGGCCGCGCTCAGAGCGCGTCCAGCGGCAGTTTCAGATAG
- a CDS encoding MBL fold metallo-hydrolase produces the protein MTAQIASFFDAATGTISHIVYDKPGGYAAVVDPVLDFDFRSGRISRAGADRLLAFLAEQRLTLQWILETHAHADHLSAAPYLKRQAGGRVAVGARIVEVQAIFRRVFNLEPAFRCDGSQFDHLFQDGETFRIGELEARVIALPGHTPADVGYRVEDAVFVGDTLFMPDVGTARCDFPGGDAAQLYRSIRKLLALPDATRLLLCHDYPPAGREPAWCATVAEQRAANLHARDSVDEAAFVAMRQARDATLAAPQLLLPSIQVNIRAGQLPPAEDNGVRYLKLPLDAL, from the coding sequence ATGACCGCCCAGATCGCCAGCTTCTTCGACGCCGCCACCGGCACCATCAGCCACATCGTCTACGACAAGCCAGGCGGCTACGCCGCCGTGGTGGACCCGGTGCTGGATTTCGACTTCCGCTCCGGCCGCATCTCCCGCGCCGGCGCAGACCGGCTGCTGGCCTTCCTGGCCGAACAGCGGCTGACGCTGCAATGGATTCTGGAAACCCACGCCCACGCCGACCACCTGTCCGCCGCGCCCTATCTGAAGCGGCAGGCCGGCGGCCGCGTCGCCGTCGGCGCGCGCATCGTCGAGGTGCAGGCCATCTTCCGCCGCGTGTTCAATCTGGAGCCGGCCTTCCGCTGCGACGGCTCGCAGTTCGACCACCTGTTCCAGGATGGCGAAACTTTCCGCATCGGAGAATTGGAGGCGCGGGTGATCGCGCTGCCCGGCCACACCCCTGCCGACGTCGGCTACCGGGTGGAGGACGCGGTCTTCGTCGGCGACACGCTGTTCATGCCGGACGTGGGCACCGCGCGCTGCGACTTCCCCGGCGGCGACGCCGCCCAGTTGTACCGCTCCATCCGCAAACTCTTGGCGCTGCCGGACGCCACCCGGCTGCTGCTGTGCCACGACTATCCGCCGGCCGGCCGCGAGCCGGCCTGGTGCGCGACCGTGGCCGAGCAGCGCGCCGCCAATCTGCACGCGCGCGACAGCGTGGACGAGGCCGCCTTCGTCGCGATGCGGCAGGCCCGCGACGCCACCCTGGCCGCGCCGCAGCTGTTGTTGCCCTCGATACAGGTCAATATCCGCGCGGGCCAGTTGCCACCAGCCGAAGATAACGGCGTCCGCTATCTGAAACTGCCGCTGGACGCGCTCTGA
- a CDS encoding sulfite exporter TauE/SafE family protein yields the protein MSLTLLLGALVGAVLGLTGAGGGILAVPALMASQGWSVAQAAPVALLAVAAGAALGAWEGWRRGEVRYRAAALMAASGLPGAALGTRAAHWLPAAWLAAGFSLVLLIVAWRAWRGGQGSSGSGALCRVMPETGRLAWRPASIAALSGVGLFTGFLTGLLGVGGGFVIVPALRRISDLGMHAIVSTSLLVIALVGGGSVLSAYWHGARPPILPTLAFVAAALAGMAAGRWLIRRLAPRQVSRGFALLAAGVAAAMLRHAVMG from the coding sequence ATGTCGTTGACGCTGCTTCTGGGGGCGCTGGTGGGCGCGGTGCTGGGGCTGACCGGCGCCGGCGGCGGCATCCTGGCGGTGCCGGCGCTGATGGCGTCCCAAGGCTGGAGTGTGGCGCAGGCGGCGCCGGTGGCGCTACTGGCCGTGGCGGCCGGCGCGGCGCTCGGGGCCTGGGAAGGCTGGCGTCGGGGAGAAGTTCGCTACCGCGCCGCGGCGCTGATGGCGGCGAGCGGCCTGCCCGGCGCGGCCTTGGGCACCCGGGCCGCGCATTGGCTGCCGGCGGCCTGGCTGGCCGCAGGCTTCTCGCTGGTGTTGCTGATCGTCGCCTGGCGCGCCTGGCGCGGCGGCCAGGGCAGCTCCGGCAGCGGCGCGCTGTGCAGGGTGATGCCGGAGACCGGCCGGCTGGCATGGCGGCCGGCCAGCATCGCCGCCCTGTCCGGCGTGGGCTTGTTTACCGGTTTTCTGACCGGGTTGCTGGGCGTGGGAGGCGGCTTCGTCATCGTGCCGGCGTTGCGCCGGATCAGCGACCTGGGCATGCACGCCATCGTTTCCACTTCGCTGCTGGTGATCGCGCTGGTCGGCGGCGGCAGCGTGCTGTCCGCCTACTGGCATGGCGCGCGGCCGCCGATCTTGCCCACTTTGGCTTTCGTCGCCGCGGCGCTCGCCGGCATGGCGGCGGGGCGCTGGCTGATACGGCGGCTGGCGCCGCGCCAGGTGTCGCGCGGCTTCGCTTTGCTGGCCGCCGGCGTGGCCGCGGCCATGCTGCGCCATGCCGTCATGGGCTGA
- the cyaY gene encoding iron donor protein CyaY, with the protein MMTESEFLQLSDAIFDRIEQAIDEHGLDADTLRQGNVLEIEFDGGDKVIVNRHAANQEMWIAARSGGYHFARRGEDWIASRDGAEFYATLADAIRAGSGEAFDFAS; encoded by the coding sequence ATCATGACCGAAAGCGAATTCCTGCAACTGAGCGATGCCATCTTCGACCGCATCGAACAGGCGATAGACGAACACGGACTGGACGCCGACACCCTGCGCCAGGGCAATGTGCTGGAAATCGAGTTCGACGGCGGCGACAAGGTGATCGTCAACCGCCACGCCGCCAACCAGGAAATGTGGATCGCGGCCAGAAGCGGCGGCTATCATTTCGCCCGCCGCGGCGAAGACTGGATCGCCAGCCGCGACGGCGCGGAATTCTACGCGACGCTGGCCGACGCCATCCGCGCCGGCAGCGGCGAGGCGTTCGACTTCGCCAGCTGA
- the lptM gene encoding LPS translocon maturation chaperone LptM — protein MRTLLACASLTLILAACGYKGPLVLPQQPGKAPHSYQAAEPDAAAPRADASSAR, from the coding sequence ATGCGTACCCTGCTCGCTTGCGCAAGTTTGACCCTGATCCTGGCCGCCTGCGGCTATAAAGGCCCGCTGGTGCTGCCGCAGCAGCCGGGCAAAGCGCCACATTCCTACCAGGCGGCCGAGCCGGACGCGGCGGCGCCGCGCGCGGATGCGTCTTCCGCCCGCTGA
- a CDS encoding pyridoxal phosphate-dependent aminotransferase, with protein sequence MPHYARHLEHHTIVNPFPGIAKLEAALGRKVVSRLGANESMVKPASPLLEQWGEALAELARLYPDPYALALRERVAARLGLESSQVLFDCGADSLILLALRLRCNAGDAVVCSAGTYPAFRYFAEGVGARILEVPYQTQGVGLRPDLARLCEVAHAERAAVVYLANPDNPTGHYWPAADIQALRQQLPPQTMLILDEAYIDFCALPEDAPPEGALANTLRLRTLSKAYALAGLRVGFALAPAEIIAKADQIRPQYALSGIAQHAAAMVLDAPDYASQLVQATVQLRDKLADALRERDLTVLPSHTNFVSIVYPNAAQSEAIQRQLLNEGIAVHRPPHPALRHLLRVTAQPQALSSKVLEGLAGR encoded by the coding sequence ATGCCCCACTACGCGCGTCATCTGGAACACCATACCATCGTCAATCCGTTTCCCGGCATCGCCAAGCTGGAGGCGGCGCTGGGCCGCAAGGTGGTCAGCCGCCTGGGGGCCAACGAAAGCATGGTGAAGCCGGCGTCGCCATTGCTGGAGCAATGGGGAGAGGCCTTGGCTGAACTGGCCCGGCTCTATCCGGACCCTTACGCGCTGGCCTTGCGCGAGCGGGTCGCCGCGCGGCTGGGGCTGGAAAGCAGCCAGGTGCTGTTCGATTGCGGCGCCGACAGCCTGATCCTGCTGGCGCTGCGGCTGCGCTGCAATGCCGGCGACGCGGTGGTGTGCAGCGCCGGCACCTATCCGGCTTTCCGCTACTTCGCCGAGGGCGTGGGCGCGCGCATTCTGGAGGTGCCCTACCAGACGCAAGGCGTGGGCCTGCGGCCCGATCTGGCCCGTCTGTGCGAAGTGGCGCACGCCGAGCGCGCGGCCGTGGTTTACCTGGCCAATCCCGACAATCCCACCGGCCACTACTGGCCGGCCGCCGACATCCAGGCGCTGCGCCAGCAGCTGCCGCCGCAGACGATGTTGATCCTGGACGAGGCTTATATCGATTTCTGCGCCTTGCCGGAGGACGCGCCGCCCGAGGGCGCGCTGGCCAATACGCTGCGGCTGCGCACGCTGTCCAAGGCCTACGCGCTGGCTGGCCTGCGCGTCGGTTTCGCGCTGGCGCCGGCCGAGATCATCGCCAAGGCCGACCAGATCCGGCCGCAGTACGCGTTGTCGGGCATCGCCCAGCATGCGGCGGCGATGGTGCTGGACGCGCCGGACTACGCCAGCCAGCTGGTGCAGGCCACGGTGCAGTTGCGCGACAAACTGGCGGACGCGCTGCGCGAACGCGATCTGACCGTGCTGCCCTCGCATACCAATTTCGTCAGCATCGTCTATCCCAACGCCGCCCAGTCCGAGGCCATCCAGCGCCAGCTGTTGAACGAGGGCATCGCCGTGCATCGGCCGCCGCACCCCGCGCTGCGCCATCTGCTGCGGGTGACCGCCCAGCCGCAAGCCTTGTCCAGCAAGGTTTTGGAGGGACTGGCCGGCCGCTGA
- a CDS encoding RES family NAD+ phosphorylase: protein MIGWRISRYADLSGLGGLRADGRWHHAGRPIVYLADHAASAMLEMLVHSELRRLPASFQLLKVELPDDGALDLDPAALPPDWRARQEDTRLLGDAWLAQAPSALLRVPSALAVDGRNLLLNPLHPEAARCRILDVIAAPLDARLRPG from the coding sequence GTGATCGGCTGGCGGATCAGCCGTTACGCCGACCTCAGCGGCCTGGGCGGCCTGCGCGCCGACGGCCGCTGGCACCACGCCGGCCGGCCCATCGTCTACCTGGCCGACCACGCCGCCAGCGCCATGCTGGAAATGCTGGTGCACAGCGAACTGCGGCGGCTGCCGGCCAGCTTCCAGCTGCTGAAGGTGGAACTGCCCGACGACGGCGCGCTGGACCTGGACCCGGCCGCGCTGCCGCCGGATTGGCGGGCGCGCCAGGAGGATACCCGCCTGCTGGGCGACGCCTGGCTGGCGCAAGCCCCCAGCGCGCTGCTCAGGGTGCCGAGCGCGCTGGCGGTGGACGGACGCAACCTGCTGCTCAATCCCCTGCACCCGGAGGCCGCCCGCTGCCGGATTCTGGACGTCATCGCCGCGCCGCTGGACGCGCGGCTGCGGCCAGGCTAG
- a CDS encoding antitoxin Xre/MbcA/ParS toxin-binding domain-containing protein translates to MSQALFKPDADALPEQPRAPALRFARLSRIIGHKVRSDLELARYVADGADTGLIDHLAGEGLTRKELEFVIPARTLSHRIKKHEKLSRDESERGVRVASLLVLAQQVLGEEAAGWLRQPLRRLDEQSPLQMAQTEQGARLVENLLIQIDEGYVA, encoded by the coding sequence ATGTCCCAAGCCCTGTTCAAGCCCGATGCCGACGCACTGCCGGAGCAGCCGCGCGCTCCCGCGCTGCGCTTCGCCCGCCTGTCCCGCATCATCGGTCACAAGGTGCGCTCCGACCTGGAACTGGCGCGCTATGTGGCGGACGGGGCCGACACCGGCCTGATCGACCATCTCGCCGGCGAGGGACTGACCCGCAAGGAGCTGGAATTCGTGATTCCGGCGCGCACCCTATCCCACCGCATCAAAAAGCACGAAAAGCTGAGCCGCGACGAATCCGAGCGCGGCGTGCGGGTTGCCAGCCTGCTGGTGCTGGCGCAACAGGTGCTGGGCGAGGAGGCCGCCGGCTGGCTGCGCCAACCCTTGCGCCGCCTCGATGAGCAAAGCCCGCTGCAAATGGCGCAAACCGAACAGGGCGCGCGGCTGGTGGAAAACCTGCTGATCCAGATAGACGAGGGCTACGTGGCGTGA
- a CDS encoding nicotinate phosphoribosyltransferase produces MTAPQTAQDKNPLVPFNLADFYKTGHPAMYPRETTRLVANFTPRSAKYAPVLPQLFDDKVVWFGLQGFIQEYLIDLFNREFFQRPKADAVRRYQRRMDAALGAGAVDGGRLEALHDLGHLPLEIRSLPEGARVDIKVPPVTFSNTHPDFPWVATYFETLFSCESWKPSTVATIAFEFRKLLTYFAALTGAPQDFVAWQGHDFSMRGMSGVHDAMRCGAGHLLSFTGTDTIPALDYLEDHYGADAERELVGGSIPASEHSVMALRILLTQQRLARMPANQALDDKALRRLAEREVVREFVSRDYPAGMVSIVSDTFDFWNVVTVIARELKEDILARQPDALGNAKVVFRPDSGDPVKILTGYLDDELIRGEDGRYRTQAGEAISEAERKGAVECLWEIFGGSVTERGYRMLDSRVGLIYGDSITLPRARDILLRLADKGFASGNVVFGIGSFVYGMNSRDTFGYALKAIYAEVAGEAVDIYKDPATDDGTKKSARGLLRVEEENGRYALYQQQTPAQAEGGALRPVFRDGELLVKQTLAEIRQRLQASWICPQPGSVDWTA; encoded by the coding sequence ATGACCGCCCCCCAAACCGCCCAAGACAAGAACCCGCTGGTCCCGTTCAACCTGGCCGATTTCTACAAGACCGGCCACCCGGCGATGTACCCGCGCGAAACCACCCGGCTGGTGGCCAATTTCACGCCGCGCTCGGCCAAGTACGCGCCGGTGCTGCCCCAGCTGTTCGACGACAAGGTGGTGTGGTTTGGCCTGCAGGGCTTCATCCAGGAATACCTGATCGACCTGTTCAACCGCGAATTCTTCCAGCGCCCCAAGGCTGACGCGGTGCGCCGCTACCAACGCCGCATGGACGCCGCCTTGGGCGCCGGCGCGGTGGATGGCGGCCGGCTGGAGGCGCTGCACGACCTGGGACATCTGCCGCTGGAAATCCGCTCGCTGCCGGAAGGCGCGCGCGTGGACATCAAGGTGCCGCCGGTCACCTTCTCCAACACCCATCCGGACTTCCCCTGGGTGGCCACTTACTTTGAAACGCTGTTCAGCTGCGAAAGCTGGAAGCCGTCCACCGTGGCCACCATCGCCTTCGAATTCCGCAAGCTGCTGACTTACTTCGCCGCCCTCACCGGCGCGCCGCAGGACTTCGTCGCCTGGCAGGGACATGACTTTTCGATGCGCGGCATGAGCGGCGTCCACGACGCGATGCGCTGCGGCGCCGGCCACCTGTTGTCCTTCACCGGCACCGACACCATCCCGGCGCTGGACTATCTGGAAGATCATTACGGCGCCGACGCCGAGCGCGAACTGGTGGGCGGCTCCATCCCCGCGTCCGAGCACAGCGTGATGGCGCTGCGCATCCTGTTGACCCAGCAGCGGCTGGCGCGGATGCCGGCAAACCAGGCTCTCGACGACAAGGCGCTGCGCCGGCTGGCCGAGCGCGAAGTGGTGCGCGAATTCGTCAGCCGCGATTATCCGGCCGGCATGGTGTCCATCGTCAGCGACACCTTCGACTTCTGGAACGTGGTCACCGTGATCGCCCGCGAACTGAAAGAAGACATCCTGGCGCGGCAGCCCGACGCGTTGGGCAACGCCAAGGTGGTATTCCGCCCGGACTCCGGCGATCCGGTGAAGATTCTCACCGGCTACCTCGACGACGAGCTGATCCGCGGCGAGGACGGCCGCTATCGGACCCAGGCCGGCGAAGCGATCAGCGAAGCCGAGCGCAAGGGCGCGGTGGAATGCCTGTGGGAGATCTTCGGCGGCAGCGTCACCGAGCGCGGCTACCGCATGCTGGACAGCCGCGTCGGCCTGATCTACGGCGACTCCATCACCCTGCCGCGCGCCCGCGACATCTTGCTGCGGCTGGCGGACAAGGGCTTCGCCTCCGGCAACGTGGTGTTCGGCATCGGCAGCTTTGTCTACGGCATGAATTCGCGCGACACCTTCGGCTACGCGCTGAAAGCGATCTACGCCGAAGTCGCCGGCGAAGCGGTGGACATCTACAAAGACCCGGCCACCGACGACGGCACCAAGAAATCGGCGCGCGGCCTGCTGCGGGTGGAAGAAGAAAACGGTCGTTACGCGCTGTATCAGCAGCAGACCCCGGCCCAGGCCGAGGGCGGCGCGCTGCGGCCGGTGTTCCGCGATGGCGAACTGCTGGTCAAGCAAACGCTGGCCGAAATCCGCCAGCGGCTGCAGGCATCATGGATTTGCCCGCAGCCGGGCAGCGTGGACTGGACGGCATGA
- a CDS encoding ribose-phosphate pyrophosphokinase-like domain-containing protein — protein MIIASYLDLDGQPQTLSLDFFTFPGGEIHATAETGAPASSLSLCAHLRDAGSIISLLLATDALRRAYPGIPLELCLPYVPYARQDRVANPGEALSAKVFCNLINQQGYSRVRIQDPHSDVVAALLERVEVEDPLPALRRALEAIGPATLVAPDAGARKRVLKLAQLLGCPAVCADKIRDTVTGKISGIELHGELPDSPLLVVDDICDGGGTFVGLAEAIAARRAASGQTGPLYLYVTHGIFSRGLDRLLEHFDAVFARNDWSGDARCRLV, from the coding sequence ATGATCATCGCCAGCTACCTCGACCTTGATGGCCAGCCGCAAACGCTGAGCCTGGACTTCTTCACTTTCCCCGGCGGCGAAATCCATGCCACGGCGGAGACCGGCGCGCCGGCCTCTTCGCTCAGCCTATGCGCCCACCTGCGCGACGCCGGCTCGATCATCTCCCTGCTGCTGGCCACCGACGCGCTGCGCCGGGCCTATCCCGGCATTCCGCTGGAGCTTTGCCTGCCCTATGTGCCCTACGCCCGCCAGGACCGGGTGGCCAATCCCGGCGAGGCGCTGTCTGCCAAGGTGTTCTGCAATCTGATCAATCAGCAGGGCTACAGCCGGGTGCGGATCCAGGACCCGCACAGCGACGTGGTCGCCGCGCTGCTGGAGCGGGTGGAAGTGGAAGATCCGCTGCCGGCGCTGCGCCGCGCGCTGGAAGCCATCGGCCCGGCCACGCTGGTGGCGCCGGACGCGGGGGCCCGCAAGCGTGTCCTGAAGCTGGCGCAGCTGCTGGGCTGCCCCGCCGTGTGCGCCGACAAAATCCGCGACACCGTCACCGGCAAGATCAGTGGCATCGAATTGCACGGCGAACTGCCAGACAGCCCGTTGCTGGTAGTGGATGACATCTGCGACGGCGGCGGCACCTTCGTCGGCCTGGCCGAGGCCATCGCCGCGCGCCGGGCGGCGTCCGGCCAGACCGGGCCGCTCTACCTCTACGTGACCCACGGCATCTTCAGCCGCGGCCTGGACCGGCTGCTTGAGCATTTCGACGCCGTATTCGCCCGCAACGACTGGAGCGGCGATGCCCGCTGCCGTCTCGTTTAA